In a genomic window of Streptomyces roseoviridis:
- a CDS encoding sugar ABC transporter permease → MRKGQYTFVTGFLFIPVALYLVFVIWPYVQTFGYSLTDWKGQSQTFSFVGLDNYVALLEDDVFLGAVWHNILFLVFIPVITILLALFLAFMVNAGGGGRAGGVSGVTGSKFYKVVYFFPQVLSLAILAVLFGAVYRSDTGGMLNGLLLKLGLIEADRPIEWLNEPDFVLWALMAVVVWHGVGFYLVLFSAAMQSIPRDIYEAALIDGAGRAQSFFRITLPLLWDSVQTAWVYLGIVAMDMFVLVSTMTSGDYGGGPDHHSEVMSTVMMRNFLYFGRSGYACAMGVVMLLLTLIVSVVTLRATRRERLEF, encoded by the coding sequence ATGCGCAAAGGGCAGTACACGTTCGTCACGGGATTCCTCTTCATACCCGTGGCCCTCTATCTGGTCTTCGTCATCTGGCCGTACGTCCAGACGTTCGGCTACTCGCTGACCGACTGGAAGGGACAGTCGCAGACCTTCTCCTTCGTCGGTCTCGACAATTACGTCGCACTCCTGGAGGACGACGTCTTCCTCGGAGCGGTCTGGCACAACATCCTGTTCCTGGTGTTCATCCCGGTGATCACCATTCTGCTCGCCCTCTTCCTCGCCTTCATGGTGAACGCGGGCGGCGGCGGCCGGGCCGGCGGCGTCTCCGGCGTCACCGGCTCCAAGTTCTACAAGGTCGTCTACTTCTTCCCGCAGGTGCTCTCCCTCGCGATCCTCGCCGTCCTCTTCGGCGCCGTGTACCGCAGCGACACCGGCGGCATGCTCAACGGCCTCCTCCTCAAGCTCGGCCTCATCGAGGCCGACCGGCCCATCGAGTGGCTCAACGAGCCCGACTTCGTCCTGTGGGCCCTCATGGCGGTCGTCGTCTGGCACGGCGTCGGCTTCTACCTGGTGCTGTTCTCCGCCGCCATGCAGTCCATCCCGCGGGACATCTACGAGGCCGCCCTGATCGACGGCGCCGGGCGCGCCCAGTCCTTCTTCCGCATCACCCTGCCGCTGCTGTGGGACTCGGTGCAGACCGCCTGGGTGTACCTCGGCATCGTGGCGATGGACATGTTCGTGCTGGTGTCCACCATGACCTCCGGCGACTACGGCGGTGGACCGGACCACCACAGCGAGGTCATGTCGACGGTCATGATGCGCAACTTCCTCTACTTCGGCAGGAGCGGCTACGCCTGCGCCATGGGCGTGGTCATGCTGCTCCTCACCCTGATCGTGTCCGTGGTCACGCTGCGCGCCACCCGCCGCGAGCGCCTCGAGTTCTGA
- a CDS encoding ROK family transcriptional regulator, which produces METPGSQSSLHRANLERVVRAVRMAGSLTQAEIARATGLSAATVSNIVRELKDGGTVEVTPTSAGGRRARSVSLSGDAGIVIGVDFGHTHLRVAVGNLAHQVLAEEAEPLDVDASAAEGFDRAEQLVSRLIAATGIGRDKVVGVGLGVPGPIDVSSGTLGSTSILPGWSGINPADELSGRLGVPVHVDNDANLGALGELVWGSGRGVKDLAYIKVASGVGAGLVIDGRVYRGPGGTAGEIGHITLDESGPVCRCGNRGCLETFTAARYVLPLLQSSHGPDLTMERVVQLAREGDPGCRRVVADVGRHIGSGVANLCNLLNPSRVVLGGDLAEAGELVLAPIRDSVSRYAIPSAARQLSLAPGALGGRAEVLGALALVLSEMGDSSLLQGSAGTLSSAAGTRTPAFT; this is translated from the coding sequence ATGGAGACTCCGGGGTCGCAGTCCTCGCTGCACCGGGCCAATCTGGAGCGGGTCGTCCGTGCGGTACGGATGGCCGGATCGCTCACCCAGGCGGAGATCGCCCGCGCGACGGGCCTGTCCGCCGCCACGGTCTCCAACATCGTGCGAGAACTGAAGGACGGCGGCACCGTCGAGGTCACCCCGACCTCCGCGGGGGGCCGCCGGGCCCGCAGCGTCTCGCTCAGCGGTGACGCCGGCATCGTCATCGGCGTCGACTTCGGCCATACGCACCTGCGGGTCGCGGTGGGCAACCTGGCCCACCAGGTGCTCGCCGAGGAGGCCGAGCCGCTGGATGTGGACGCCTCCGCCGCGGAGGGCTTCGACCGGGCGGAACAGCTGGTCAGCCGCCTGATCGCGGCCACCGGCATCGGCCGGGACAAGGTGGTCGGGGTCGGCCTCGGCGTGCCCGGCCCGATCGACGTCTCCTCGGGCACCCTGGGCTCCACCTCGATCCTGCCGGGCTGGAGCGGGATCAACCCCGCCGACGAGCTCTCGGGCCGCCTGGGCGTCCCCGTGCACGTGGACAACGACGCCAACCTCGGCGCCCTCGGCGAGCTGGTCTGGGGCAGCGGCCGGGGCGTCAAGGACCTCGCGTACATCAAGGTCGCCAGCGGTGTCGGCGCCGGCCTCGTGATCGACGGCCGGGTCTACCGGGGGCCCGGCGGCACCGCCGGCGAGATCGGCCACATCACCCTGGACGAGTCGGGACCGGTCTGCCGCTGCGGCAACCGGGGCTGCCTGGAGACCTTCACGGCCGCCCGCTACGTGCTGCCGCTGCTCCAGTCCAGCCACGGCCCGGACCTGACCATGGAGCGGGTGGTCCAGCTGGCCCGGGAGGGCGACCCCGGCTGCCGCCGGGTGGTCGCCGACGTGGGCCGCCACATCGGCAGCGGCGTCGCCAACCTCTGCAATCTCCTGAACCCGAGCCGGGTGGTCCTCGGCGGCGACCTCGCCGAGGCGGGGGAGCTGGTCCTGGCGCCCATCAGGGACTCCGTGTCGCGCTACGCCATCCCCAGCGCCGCCCGGCAGCTGTCCCTTGCCCCGGGCGCCCTGGGCGGCCGTGCGGAGGTGCTCGGCGCGCTCGCCCTCGTCCTGAGCGAGATGGGTGATTCGTCGCTGTTGCAGGGGTCTGCCGGCACGCTGTCGAGTGCTGCCGGGACGAGGACTCCTGCCTTCACTTAG
- a CDS encoding carbohydrate ABC transporter permease encodes MTAPIQKSDASPASGGGSVPRQRAVRKGSTPVPGPAREGVVLNVFSHGFLAVWALLIVLPLLWLVLSAFKTDSQIAGSAFGWPSNWSLDVFARAWEKGIGDYFVNTVIVLVFSVPLTMLFGSMAAYVLARYQFWGNRLLYYFFVAGAMFPVFLALVPLFFMVKMLGMLNTYQGLILVYVAYSMPFTVFFMHSFFRTLPTAVFEAAILDGASHTRAFFQVMLPMAKPGLLSVGIFNTLGQWNQFILPTVLMQPQSGDDPERYVLTQGLIQLEQQQGYATDLPVLFAGVTIAMIPMLVVYLSFQRQVQAGLTSATLK; translated from the coding sequence ATGACTGCACCCATCCAGAAGTCCGACGCGAGCCCGGCCTCGGGCGGCGGCTCCGTGCCCCGTCAGCGGGCCGTCCGCAAGGGGAGCACCCCGGTCCCCGGCCCGGCCCGCGAGGGCGTCGTCCTGAACGTCTTCTCGCACGGCTTCCTCGCCGTGTGGGCCCTGCTGATCGTGCTGCCGCTGCTGTGGCTGGTGCTCAGCGCCTTCAAGACCGACTCCCAGATCGCCGGGTCGGCCTTCGGCTGGCCGTCGAACTGGTCCCTCGACGTCTTCGCCCGCGCCTGGGAGAAGGGCATCGGCGACTACTTCGTGAACACCGTGATCGTGCTGGTGTTCTCGGTGCCGCTGACCATGCTCTTCGGCTCCATGGCCGCGTACGTGCTCGCGCGCTACCAGTTCTGGGGCAACCGGCTCCTCTACTACTTCTTCGTCGCCGGCGCGATGTTCCCGGTCTTCCTCGCCCTGGTCCCGCTCTTCTTCATGGTGAAGATGCTCGGGATGCTCAACACCTACCAGGGCCTGATCCTGGTGTACGTCGCCTACTCGATGCCGTTCACCGTCTTCTTCATGCACTCCTTCTTCAGGACGCTGCCGACGGCCGTCTTCGAGGCGGCGATCCTGGACGGCGCCTCGCACACCCGGGCCTTCTTCCAGGTGATGCTGCCGATGGCCAAGCCGGGCCTGCTCAGCGTCGGGATCTTCAACACGCTGGGGCAGTGGAACCAGTTCATCCTGCCGACCGTGCTCATGCAGCCGCAGAGCGGCGACGACCCCGAGCGGTACGTGCTCACGCAGGGCCTGATCCAGCTCGAACAGCAGCAGGGGTACGCGACGGACCTGCCGGTCCTCTTCGCCGGTGTGACCATCGCCATGATCCCGATGCTGGTGGTCTACCTCTCCTTCCAGAGGCAGGTCCAGGCAGGTCTCACTTCGGCCACGCTCAAGTAA
- a CDS encoding sugar ABC transporter substrate-binding protein, which produces MNAVTRRVVIGTAAVSMALSLAACGQAGDNGSGDAGGDGKTIGLLLPENKTTRYETFDRPIIEAKIKALCSDCEVKYNNAAQDTETQKKQFDALVTQGVKVIILDSVDYKATKSWVQQAEKKGVKVVAYDRLAEGPISAYVSYDNEKIGRLQGEALVKALGAKAKEANVVMINGSPTDPNAPLFKKGAHSVLDSGVKKVVYEQDIPDWSPDEANKKMGAAIDSLGKTGFQGVYSANDGMAGGIITALNKQGVKVPVGGQDAELAGLQRILKGDQAFTIYKQIKPEAETTAEIAVRLLKGEKIDDLVTTKVTSLTGEFKDIPAKLYDAQIVTKENIASTIIADNVYKAADICTAEYKAACEAAGIK; this is translated from the coding sequence ATGAACGCAGTGACGCGTCGCGTCGTCATAGGCACGGCCGCGGTTTCCATGGCCCTCTCCCTCGCCGCCTGTGGCCAGGCCGGCGACAACGGCTCCGGCGATGCGGGTGGCGACGGCAAGACCATCGGTCTGCTGCTGCCGGAGAACAAGACGACCCGTTACGAGACCTTCGACCGTCCGATCATCGAGGCGAAGATCAAGGCCCTCTGCTCGGACTGCGAGGTCAAGTACAACAACGCCGCTCAGGACACCGAGACCCAGAAGAAGCAGTTCGACGCGCTCGTCACCCAGGGCGTCAAGGTCATCATCCTGGACTCGGTCGACTACAAGGCCACCAAGTCCTGGGTCCAGCAGGCCGAGAAGAAGGGCGTCAAGGTCGTCGCGTACGACCGGCTGGCCGAGGGTCCGATCTCCGCCTACGTCTCCTACGACAACGAGAAGATCGGCCGCCTCCAGGGCGAGGCCCTGGTGAAGGCCCTCGGCGCGAAGGCCAAGGAAGCCAACGTTGTCATGATCAACGGCTCGCCGACCGACCCCAACGCCCCGCTGTTCAAGAAGGGCGCCCACAGCGTCCTCGACAGCGGCGTCAAGAAGGTCGTCTACGAGCAGGACATCCCGGACTGGTCCCCGGACGAGGCCAACAAGAAGATGGGTGCCGCCATCGACTCCCTGGGCAAGACCGGCTTCCAGGGCGTGTACTCGGCCAACGACGGCATGGCCGGCGGCATCATCACCGCCCTCAACAAGCAGGGCGTCAAGGTCCCGGTCGGCGGCCAGGACGCCGAACTCGCGGGCCTCCAGCGCATCCTGAAGGGCGACCAGGCCTTCACCATCTACAAGCAGATCAAGCCGGAGGCCGAGACCACCGCCGAGATCGCGGTGCGCCTCCTCAAGGGCGAGAAGATCGACGACCTGGTCACCACCAAGGTCACCAGCCTGACCGGCGAGTTCAAGGACATCCCGGCCAAGCTCTACGACGCGCAGATCGTGACCAAGGAGAACATCGCCTCCACGATCATCGCCGACAACGTCTACAAGGCGGCCGACATCTGCACCGCCGAGTACAAGGCGGCCTGCGAGGCGGCGGGCATCAAGTAG